A portion of the Planctomicrobium piriforme genome contains these proteins:
- a CDS encoding ABC transporter permease, translating to MIGGPLLVRDLLTLPRNPKHFGLRAGYVATLCVLIYTGAQTAAGLSPLRSIGDIAHFGSGIFGIVCMFQLALVLGASLLFSAGNIAQEKDRRTLILLLMTDLRTTELVLGKSLASILPVLVLIAVSLPVLCCLRMLGGITLAQIIWVEALCLVSCLAAAAWGTLVGYWREKTFQILAISFLGAGLFVGLAETIRGAAGPDSAVGKIAGAFDPFLALAHILHPLTADAAATAPVIQVWNTVIALGAVAAGLWAYTCVMVRVWNPSRAMYIQVDESEAAEDDKAPATTAIKARNVWTQPVLWREICTQAYGRKVGLIKVAYVLFAVFCMLWLSRLPEDAPLVFGTITGTGLVFVLLSLASLILVNAQAVTSLTSERDGQTLELLLVTEVSPSEFVFGKLWGVLFNTKELIAIPLLLVLMSFVRGEVSLAPFVCILLSYVALVIFAAVLGLHSGISFEASRAAILNSLGTMFFLFIGIFICMMLIVEARTSFILQLLPFLVFILGGSLALGASLTHQNPSQALKLAAAALPFATFYAVVSFLLGDSPAVCLSILAAYGGTTLAMIVPAVSAFDVAVGRTSTDRG from the coding sequence TTGATCGGCGGCCCCCTGCTGGTTCGGGACCTGCTGACCCTACCCCGAAATCCAAAGCATTTCGGGTTGAGGGCCGGGTACGTCGCCACCTTGTGCGTGCTGATCTACACCGGCGCACAGACCGCGGCAGGCCTTTCCCCCCTCCGCAGCATTGGGGACATCGCTCACTTTGGGTCGGGCATCTTCGGTATTGTCTGCATGTTTCAGTTGGCGCTGGTCCTGGGGGCCTCGCTGCTGTTCTCTGCCGGCAACATCGCTCAAGAAAAAGACCGCCGGACGCTGATCCTGCTGCTGATGACCGACTTGCGAACCACGGAACTCGTCCTCGGGAAGTCGCTCGCCAGCATTTTGCCTGTCCTCGTCCTGATCGCAGTTTCGCTGCCGGTGCTTTGTTGTCTGCGCATGCTGGGGGGAATCACCCTGGCACAGATCATCTGGGTGGAGGCGCTGTGTCTCGTCAGTTGTCTCGCCGCCGCGGCCTGGGGCACGCTGGTGGGGTACTGGCGGGAAAAGACGTTTCAGATCCTGGCGATCTCATTTCTCGGTGCAGGCCTGTTTGTAGGACTGGCCGAGACGATCCGCGGCGCAGCCGGACCGGACAGTGCTGTCGGCAAGATCGCCGGCGCCTTCGATCCGTTTCTGGCTCTGGCCCACATCCTGCATCCCTTAACGGCCGATGCCGCCGCGACCGCACCGGTGATTCAGGTCTGGAACACGGTCATTGCACTGGGAGCCGTGGCGGCGGGTTTGTGGGCCTACACTTGCGTGATGGTCCGGGTCTGGAATCCGTCCCGCGCCATGTACATTCAGGTCGACGAATCGGAAGCAGCCGAAGACGATAAGGCTCCGGCGACCACCGCGATCAAGGCCCGCAACGTCTGGACCCAGCCGGTGCTGTGGCGGGAGATCTGCACCCAGGCTTACGGGCGCAAGGTCGGCCTGATCAAGGTGGCCTATGTCTTGTTTGCCGTCTTCTGCATGCTGTGGCTGAGCCGATTGCCGGAAGATGCCCCGCTGGTGTTCGGCACGATTACCGGCACCGGACTGGTCTTCGTGCTGCTCTCGCTGGCTTCACTGATCCTCGTCAACGCCCAGGCGGTCACTTCGCTGACGTCCGAACGGGACGGTCAAACGCTCGAACTGTTATTGGTGACCGAAGTCTCGCCGAGCGAGTTCGTATTCGGAAAACTGTGGGGCGTACTGTTCAACACCAAAGAACTGATCGCCATTCCGCTGTTGCTGGTTCTGATGAGTTTCGTGCGGGGCGAAGTCAGTCTGGCCCCGTTCGTCTGTATTTTGCTGTCGTATGTGGCTCTGGTGATCTTTGCGGCAGTGCTGGGCCTGCACTCAGGCATCTCGTTTGAAGCCTCCCGCGCGGCGATTCTCAACAGTCTGGGCACGATGTTCTTCCTGTTCATCGGGATCTTCATCTGCATGATGCTGATCGTCGAAGCCCGCACAAGCTTTATCCTGCAGTTGCTGCCGTTCCTCGTCTTCATCCTGGGAGGCAGCCTGGCGCTCGGGGCATCGTTGACGCACCAGAATCCATCGCAGGCCCTGAAGTTGGCGGCAGCAGCGCTGCCGTTTGCCACGTTCTATGCAGTGGTCAGTTTCCTCCTCGGCGATTCGCCCGCCGTCTGCCTGTCGATTCTGGCCGCTTATGGCGGCACGACGCTGGCGATGATCGTTCCGGCCGTCAGCGCCTTCGACGTGGCGGTCGGTCGTACAAGTACTGACCGCGGATGA
- a CDS encoding ABC transporter permease gives MVVEIAPFHLLPALVHWLLVLVACAFAGLAVGFVASLAAYGAAGPRMFALTIKRGVRDLLLLSPKRIGAIATLTFKEAQRRKAFMIGFVFLLLFMFGGWFLGGTSSERVAKPFIIFVMTAMSFLLIMMALLVSCWGIPADIKARSLHTVVTKPVRRSEIVLGRMLGYAGVLTVVLVVTSVFGYFWIWQKVPAQSQNQLIARVPHYAAELNFLDRTGAEGKTGINVGDIWDYRSFIEGGTNARAIWTFKDLDVGRMKRDGKLRLEQSFEAFRTYKGDVNQQLRYTLSLYNPNTKVRVPIGTFPVQEHSANAAATTVDIPAELVYRDSFDLDAPEKKVNLFTDLLNGDELTVEIGALETQQYIGVAKPDMFVRMPDRTFLATYAKASFGLWLLLMLIVIIGTTASCFVKGPVATILTGSLIFVGFVFRNRIDKVLGDLSMNKGPIGGGSFESSYRLLTQMNEVSPLPENIGTDIIKTLDQGVFGMLRVVNALIPDMQYFNTSEYPANGFDVPWGAMLLPSLAITLGFFFPLVILGYFSLQLRELEHK, from the coding sequence ATGGTCGTTGAGATTGCCCCATTTCATCTTTTGCCGGCCCTGGTGCACTGGCTGCTGGTGCTGGTGGCGTGTGCGTTTGCCGGGCTGGCGGTGGGTTTTGTCGCCTCGCTGGCCGCTTACGGCGCGGCTGGTCCCCGGATGTTCGCGCTGACGATCAAACGCGGCGTCCGCGACTTGCTGCTGCTGTCGCCCAAGCGCATCGGCGCGATCGCGACCTTGACGTTTAAGGAAGCCCAGCGCCGCAAGGCGTTCATGATCGGCTTTGTGTTCCTGTTGCTGTTCATGTTCGGCGGGTGGTTCCTCGGCGGCACCAGTTCAGAACGGGTGGCCAAGCCGTTCATCATCTTTGTGATGACCGCCATGAGCTTCCTGCTCATCATGATGGCGTTACTGGTCTCCTGCTGGGGGATTCCCGCCGACATCAAGGCGCGGTCGCTGCATACCGTGGTGACCAAGCCCGTCCGCCGCAGCGAAATCGTCCTCGGCCGCATGCTCGGATATGCCGGCGTGCTGACGGTGGTACTCGTGGTGACATCGGTGTTCGGGTACTTCTGGATCTGGCAGAAAGTTCCGGCGCAATCGCAAAATCAGCTCATTGCCCGTGTGCCGCACTACGCCGCCGAACTCAATTTCCTTGACCGCACCGGTGCGGAGGGGAAAACGGGCATCAACGTCGGCGACATCTGGGACTACCGCAGCTTTATTGAAGGAGGCACCAACGCCCGGGCCATCTGGACCTTCAAGGATCTCGATGTCGGACGCATGAAACGGGACGGAAAACTGCGTCTCGAACAGTCGTTCGAAGCCTTCCGGACCTATAAGGGGGATGTGAATCAGCAACTGCGATACACCCTCTCGCTGTACAACCCCAACACGAAGGTCCGTGTCCCGATCGGAACCTTCCCCGTGCAGGAACACTCGGCCAATGCTGCGGCAACGACCGTCGACATCCCGGCCGAACTGGTCTACCGCGACAGCTTCGACCTCGATGCCCCCGAGAAGAAAGTCAATCTGTTCACCGACCTGCTGAACGGCGACGAACTGACCGTCGAGATCGGCGCACTCGAAACGCAGCAATACATCGGGGTCGCCAAACCGGACATGTTCGTCCGCATGCCGGACCGCACGTTCCTGGCGACCTACGCCAAGGCGAGCTTCGGTCTGTGGCTGCTGCTGATGCTGATTGTGATTATCGGCACCACCGCCAGTTGCTTTGTGAAAGGCCCTGTCGCGACGATTCTGACTGGCAGCCTGATCTTCGTCGGCTTCGTGTTCCGCAACCGCATCGACAAGGTGCTGGGCGATCTGTCGATGAATAAAGGTCCGATCGGCGGCGGTTCGTTTGAGTCCTCCTACCGCCTGCTGACGCAGATGAACGAAGTCAGTCCGCTGCCTGAAAACATCGGGACTGACATCATCAAGACCCTCGATCAGGGGGTGTTCGGGATGTTGCGGGTGGTGAATGCCCTCATCCCCGACATGCAGTACTTCAATACCAGCGAATACCCTGCCAACGGGTTTGACGTCCCCTGGGGAGCGATGCTGCTTCCGAGTCTGGCGATCACCCTCGGCTTCTTTTTTCCTCTCGTTATCCTCGGTTATTTCAGCCTGCAACTGCGGGAGCTTGAACACAAATGA
- a CDS encoding YggS family pyridoxal phosphate-dependent enzyme: MSDSPLLQRLSANLESVRSRIESAAARSGRVSAAVQLVAVTKYAPWPAVLGLIALGHRVFGENRPQQLTERAALVLAETPQSPVDWHLIGQLQRNKVRAVLPSAALIHSIDSWRLLERVDQLAAELALTSQVLLQVNISGEDSKGGFSPDELKTCLTQAAALKHVDIRGLMTMAPLTEEEAVVRGVFRGLRELRDNAATSAMPLAELSMGMSGDFEIAIEEGATLVRVGSALFDGCETLS, from the coding sequence ATGTCGGATTCACCATTGCTGCAACGGTTGTCGGCAAACCTGGAATCGGTTCGCTCGCGGATCGAGAGCGCTGCTGCTCGATCGGGACGCGTCTCCGCTGCCGTGCAACTGGTCGCCGTCACCAAATATGCTCCCTGGCCTGCGGTGCTGGGATTGATTGCTCTTGGTCACCGGGTCTTCGGTGAAAACCGCCCCCAGCAGTTGACCGAACGGGCCGCACTCGTACTGGCCGAGACGCCTCAATCGCCTGTCGACTGGCATCTCATTGGTCAGTTGCAACGCAATAAAGTGCGCGCGGTGCTCCCCTCCGCGGCGCTCATTCATTCGATCGACTCGTGGCGACTGCTGGAACGGGTCGATCAGCTCGCGGCCGAACTGGCCCTCACGTCGCAGGTACTCTTGCAGGTCAACATCTCGGGAGAAGACTCCAAAGGGGGATTTTCTCCTGACGAGCTGAAAACTTGTCTGACTCAGGCAGCAGCGCTGAAGCACGTCGACATCCGCGGCCTGATGACCATGGCCCCGCTGACGGAGGAAGAAGCTGTTGTTCGCGGCGTGTTTCGCGGATTGCGAGAACTCCGGGACAACGCGGCGACATCCGCAATGCCGCTGGCCGAGTTGTCGATGGGGATGAGCGGGGACTTCGAAATTGCCATTGAAGAGGGGGCGACCCTGGTTCGGGTCGGCAGCGCCCTGTTCGACGGCTGCGAGACGCTGTCGTGA
- a CDS encoding CNNM domain-containing protein, whose amino-acid sequence MIRLLETTAVWLPGVLAMCLLNVASCFFSAAETAMFSLSREDLRRMQTGLPGERRVAGLMRDPDRLLTVVLFWNLIINLLYFAVSLVTARRFVSTGQPGAAAALAIIGFIGLVCFGEVAPKCLAVLMSRRIAVLSVFPVMVATRILDPALPLLGVTTAAMRRVLWPDLKLEPYLDVVDIERAVETSELGVELARLEQQMLGRILELSDMTVEEVMRPRGAYLVWQPPIQLAQLRQTVPSPELILVAGDDRDTVAKALLLKDLNTLPVKNLESLADPVVYVPWCATVADTLAALRAGLISVACVVNEYGETVGVITEDDILDTLLNPQSSRGQRLLRREPVFQSSDGRLLADGLTTLRHLAEKMDVDYDALDDDTPVTIAALLHSELERFPVVGDECQWAGLKIRVETAGEPGDDIQVSVEKLPDNSDDDET is encoded by the coding sequence ATGATCAGGCTCCTGGAAACAACAGCCGTCTGGCTTCCCGGCGTGCTGGCGATGTGCCTGCTGAATGTGGCGTCCTGCTTTTTCTCCGCCGCCGAGACCGCCATGTTTTCCCTGTCACGGGAAGACCTGCGGCGGATGCAGACCGGATTGCCTGGCGAACGCCGTGTCGCCGGCCTGATGCGCGATCCCGACCGTCTGCTGACAGTCGTGCTGTTCTGGAATCTGATTATCAACCTGTTGTACTTTGCCGTCAGCCTGGTCACCGCGCGGCGGTTTGTTTCGACCGGGCAGCCTGGCGCTGCTGCGGCTTTGGCGATCATCGGCTTTATCGGACTGGTCTGTTTTGGCGAAGTGGCGCCGAAGTGCCTCGCCGTGCTGATGTCCCGTCGGATTGCCGTGTTGTCGGTGTTTCCCGTAATGGTGGCGACTCGTATTCTCGATCCCGCCCTGCCGTTACTAGGCGTCACCACCGCCGCCATGCGACGCGTGTTGTGGCCGGACTTGAAGCTGGAACCCTATCTCGATGTCGTCGACATCGAGCGCGCGGTCGAGACGTCGGAACTCGGCGTCGAACTGGCCCGGCTCGAACAGCAGATGCTCGGTCGCATTCTGGAACTCTCCGACATGACGGTCGAAGAGGTGATGCGTCCCCGCGGCGCGTATCTCGTCTGGCAACCTCCGATTCAACTCGCACAGTTGCGACAGACTGTCCCCTCGCCCGAGCTGATTCTGGTTGCCGGAGACGACCGCGACACCGTCGCCAAGGCGCTGCTGCTCAAAGACCTCAACACTCTCCCGGTCAAGAATCTGGAATCGCTGGCCGATCCGGTCGTCTATGTGCCCTGGTGTGCGACGGTCGCCGATACGCTCGCCGCACTGCGTGCTGGTCTCATCAGCGTCGCCTGCGTCGTGAATGAATACGGCGAAACGGTCGGCGTCATTACCGAAGACGACATCCTCGACACCCTGCTGAATCCACAGTCCAGTCGCGGCCAGCGTCTGCTCCGCCGCGAACCGGTCTTTCAATCCAGCGATGGCCGGTTGCTGGCCGATGGCCTGACGACGCTGCGGCATCTGGCCGAAAAGATGGATGTCGACTACGACGCTCTCGACGATGACACGCCGGTCACCATTGCCGCACTGCTGCACAGCGAACTCGAACGCTTCCCCGTCGTCGGCGACGAATGCCAATGGGCAGGACTGAAGATTCGAGTCGAAACAGCCGGAGAACCCGGCGACGACATTCAGGTGAGCGTCGAAAAGCTGCCTGACAACTCTGATGACGATGAAACGTAA
- a CDS encoding ABC transporter ATP-binding protein — protein sequence MSDNVIEIRNLSKVYRDFWGRPKVKALNSLSLEVKRGEIFGLLGPNGSGKTTTLKLLLGLLFPTEGSVRILGRPAHDVEKNERIGYLPEESYLYRFLNADETLDFYGRLFKMSAAERKKRCDELIQRVGLQGGARHRQLKEYSKGMTRRIGLAQALINDPELVLLDEPTSGLDPLGTRDMKDMILDLRKAGKTVVMSSHLLADVQDVCDRIAILYRGELKVIGSVQELLESREETQILTSQLDEATLKEVEQVLQRRGASVKKVSHPTSTLEDLFLRTVAESEARPGRRFEPGERPSNEKA from the coding sequence GTGTCCGACAACGTGATCGAGATTCGCAACCTCTCGAAGGTTTACCGCGACTTCTGGGGCCGCCCCAAAGTCAAAGCTCTCAATTCGTTGAGCCTCGAAGTGAAGCGGGGAGAAATCTTCGGCTTGCTCGGGCCGAACGGCTCCGGAAAAACGACGACTCTCAAGCTGCTGCTCGGGCTGTTGTTCCCGACGGAAGGGTCCGTGCGGATTCTGGGACGCCCCGCGCACGACGTCGAAAAGAACGAACGCATCGGCTACCTGCCGGAAGAGTCGTACCTGTACCGGTTCCTCAATGCCGACGAAACGCTTGATTTCTACGGTCGGCTGTTCAAGATGTCGGCTGCGGAACGCAAGAAGCGTTGCGACGAGCTGATTCAACGGGTCGGCCTGCAAGGGGGCGCCCGCCATCGGCAGCTCAAGGAATACTCAAAGGGGATGACCCGCCGCATTGGTCTCGCCCAGGCGCTCATCAACGATCCCGAACTCGTCCTGCTGGACGAACCGACCAGCGGTCTCGATCCGCTGGGAACGCGGGATATGAAAGACATGATTCTGGACCTGCGGAAAGCAGGCAAGACGGTGGTGATGAGCAGCCACTTGCTGGCCGACGTGCAGGACGTGTGCGACCGCATCGCGATTCTGTATCGCGGCGAACTGAAAGTGATCGGCAGTGTTCAGGAATTGCTGGAATCGCGTGAAGAAACGCAGATTCTCACCAGCCAGCTGGACGAAGCGACGCTGAAGGAAGTCGAGCAGGTGCTGCAACGCCGCGGGGCCAGCGTGAAGAAGGTGTCGCACCCGACGTCGACTCTCGAAGATCTGTTTTTGCGAACTGTTGCTGAAAGTGAAGCCCGGCCCGGTCGCCGGTTCGAACCGGGGGAACGCCCGTCCAACGAAAAGGCGTAG
- a CDS encoding DUF167 domain-containing protein — translation MNIELRVVPDGIVMAIQAQPGARRNAIAGVHDGRLKVAVTQVAEKGKANQQILKLLTEELGISKSSVSVVSGDTSSKKSILVTGLPLPELELRLQQLLA, via the coding sequence GTGAATATTGAATTGCGAGTTGTTCCCGACGGCATCGTGATGGCGATTCAGGCTCAGCCGGGAGCCCGACGTAACGCGATCGCCGGCGTTCACGATGGCCGGCTCAAAGTGGCCGTTACTCAGGTCGCTGAAAAGGGAAAGGCGAACCAGCAGATTCTCAAACTACTCACCGAGGAACTGGGAATCTCGAAGAGTTCTGTAAGCGTTGTCAGCGGGGACACGTCCTCGAAAAAGAGCATTCTGGTCACCGGGCTTCCCCTCCCGGAGCTGGAACTGCGGTTGCAGCAACTGCTCGCCTGA
- a CDS encoding SOS response-associated peptidase: MCGRFTLRVSPALLAEMFALHRKPEFVPQTNICPTQLVLGVVLNQENGLRDARLFRWGLIPHWAKDPVIGASLINARSETISTKPAFRAAFQRRRCLIPADGFYEWRNTPGQKKKQPIWIAIRNQPVFGFASLWETWTSADGSELNTCTIITTQANSAVAPIHQRMPVILPEAFHEHWLDPLADPAELLTLLRPFPSEGIVLSTTVADELLASHGLPRQRTLFD, translated from the coding sequence ATGTGCGGCCGATTCACCCTGCGGGTTTCTCCAGCCCTGCTGGCCGAAATGTTTGCCCTTCACCGCAAGCCGGAATTCGTTCCGCAAACGAACATTTGCCCGACCCAACTAGTTCTGGGGGTCGTGCTGAATCAGGAAAACGGTCTCCGCGACGCTCGGCTCTTCCGCTGGGGTCTCATTCCTCACTGGGCAAAAGATCCGGTCATCGGCGCCAGTCTGATCAATGCCCGTTCCGAAACCATCTCGACGAAACCGGCGTTTCGGGCAGCATTCCAGCGTCGACGCTGTCTGATTCCTGCCGACGGTTTCTATGAATGGCGAAACACGCCCGGTCAAAAAAAGAAGCAGCCGATCTGGATCGCGATTCGGAATCAGCCAGTCTTCGGCTTCGCCAGCCTTTGGGAAACATGGACGAGCGCTGATGGAAGCGAGTTGAACACTTGCACGATCATCACTACCCAAGCCAATTCTGCCGTGGCCCCTATTCATCAGCGGATGCCGGTGATTCTCCCGGAGGCGTTTCACGAGCACTGGCTCGACCCGCTGGCCGACCCGGCGGAATTGCTGACTCTCTTGCGTCCCTTCCCGTCAGAAGGGATTGTGTTGTCCACGACCGTAGCCGACGAACTGCTCGCCAGTCACGGACTGCCGCGGCAGCGGACGTTGTTTGATTAA